The following coding sequences are from one Natrarchaeobaculum sulfurireducens window:
- a CDS encoding tyrosine-type recombinase/integrase yields MNLQQHANRDDMKVWLSQAEVAQLLEVAQDTQQRLAFSLGARCGLRSHEVLDVSPEDVVDTDAGTVLRVWHGKGDQFRETPVPRDLATTIRTVADVRDASRSAPLLEISTTRSLRRWLASAAEQLADETNDDGWRYLGFHDLRRTWATALAAADVDPLLVIDWGGWNDLETFLEHYRGTYSPEAQQREREKVAWLG; encoded by the coding sequence ATGAATCTCCAACAGCACGCCAACCGCGACGACATGAAGGTCTGGCTCAGCCAGGCTGAGGTAGCACAGTTGCTCGAGGTCGCCCAAGACACTCAACAGCGACTCGCGTTCTCGCTCGGTGCCCGCTGCGGGCTCCGCTCGCACGAAGTGCTCGACGTCTCACCGGAGGACGTCGTCGACACCGACGCGGGTACGGTTCTCCGCGTCTGGCACGGCAAGGGCGACCAGTTCCGCGAGACGCCCGTCCCGCGTGACCTCGCGACGACCATCCGAACCGTGGCCGACGTTCGCGACGCCTCCAGGAGTGCGCCGCTGCTCGAGATCTCGACGACGCGCTCGTTGCGGCGGTGGCTCGCTTCCGCTGCAGAGCAACTGGCCGACGAGACGAACGACGACGGTTGGCGCTACCTGGGCTTTCACGATCTCCGGCGGACCTGGGCGACCGCGCTGGCGGCCGCCGACGTTGACCCGTTGCTCGTGATCGACTGGGGCGGGTGGAACGATTTAGAGACCTTCCTCGAGCACTACCGCGGGACGTACTCACCAGAGGCTCAGCAGCGAGAACGCGAAAAAGTCGCCTGGTTAGGGTAG